ctggtgactccacatgtatgggaggaggcatgtggtagtctgcagccctccctggatcagcagagggggtggagcagagaccgggacggctcaaaatagtggggtaattggtcagatacaactgaggagaaaaagggggggaggatccaaaaaaaaaaaagagagagggagaatggagTGTCTGGTTTGCAGATAACTGGAAAAAAAAGGGTATTTGGAAGGTTAAACTTTTCAGAAAGTTGTTCAAATGATGCAAAACTGTTTTCGATAAAAAAGCTCTTTAAAGCATTCAGTACCCCAGGGTGGAAGAGATGGTGGAATAGAATAGGACTTGAGAGAGAAAAGTGATGAAAAGCAGTGTTTTCTGATCTGAGCCTGCACTCTCACGGTGTGCCAGATTACTGGTTTATCAGTTGATTTATTTTGGGAAAGAGGGAGTGAGGATCCAAGCAGTGCAGGAATGGAAAGGTTTGTAACAGATTTCAACACCATTGCCACCCATGATGGACAGTCAGCTTGGTTATGAAAGTGTGACCAAAGTGTAAGACAGTGTATATTAGCCACCCAGTAATAAAAACGGAAACTAGGCAGTGCCATGCCTCCACCATCAGCTTTTTAAACCCATTTTGATTATCTTATGGGGGGACCCGCTTAAAAGTTGGATGCAGTGACAGCATCCAGATGTCTCATATTCTGATTTGTCTTCTTTTTCTGCCATTTCCCTCAGGCCAACCTCTGCTTTGTGGACATTGACAACCACTGCATCGAGGCACCTGAGGACCTCCCGTTGTTTCCGGAACAGACGGAGCTCATCCAGGAACTAAGTGAAGTACTAATACGGTTTGGCCTCCCTCCACAAGGAGGTGTGATGAATAAGCCTGTCACCGCTCCTCCTTGCCTCAGCACCCTGGTCCTCGAGGACCTGATGGAGGACAGAAGGAATGGGAACCTTGGAGGAGAGGAGCTGGCTGTGCTCGAGAGACTGCAGGCACTGGCACGAAGGTGTGGAGGAGGAAAATtgacagatggagagaagacACTGGGACGTGTgtttgaggaagaggaagaggagctgaGGTCTGCAAAGATGAATGTTCAGCTGAGGGAGGTGTTTGCCAGCCGATTTGCTGCCATGTTTGGCAGATATGAGGAGTTTGTCCTTCACAGTGCTCCTGATCTGGAATCCTGGTTGAGTAACCGAGAGGGAACATGCTGCTTTGACAAGGTACTTTGAGAGACAACTATTTTACAATCAGTTGGCCAGTTaaaagggaaaattcaccgattttcaactttatctctgtctatctgtctatctgtgacagggctagcacatgaaaaacacctgcagttgttcctaaTAATTTCTGTATCTGTGGAGCGGAATtgaaaccgtttttttttttaccaccaaTTGACATGTCATGACATCATTTGGCGGGCTGAAAAAACTACAGTGTGGCAGgatttctaatactctaatctacaCTAAACACGCTGTTCAAAAAACATAACAGGACGTTTCCAATGGTGGAAATGATGTCCCACAACAGTACACACGATGATAAAGAGGCTTGCGCACAATACATTGTGGTACATGTAGTTACAGCGGGAAAGACTCTGTGCAGGAGAACACTAATGTCTCCACCAGTATCGTACAcggtgaggactttattgcttcagtcCACTACATTACCCATCAGTACCGACTGCATACGCACAAAACCATCAGTGAAGTTTCCCTTTACAGCTGAAATCTGTTATTTCCCGGATCTGTCCCCGCCTCTCACAGTGATAACAGCAACAAGGTGAAGCACCCTTGTCGCCGTGTGCTGTccgctcagcagtaaacagttcccaccgcTGTAAAAATGGTTTCCTCTGACTGCAGCGAACACAGGCCATCTAACATATCGCAAACGAAATCAAACTGCATGGAAAAATGGTTGTACTGTAATACTGATTATAGAATTGGTAGATTAGCTGTCCAACAGAAGTATCGCCATTTGTCATCATGTTTTAATCCTCTTTCCTGCTGGAGTAGGGACGTGTTGGCGCTGCACCTACTATGTTCATCCcacctggtaaaaaaaaaaaagaaaaagttcaaCAGTTGTATATGGAGCATGTCTCTAACCATGGTAAGGATGTCAGTGAGTCTCATGcagcctgactccatggtccagatgaaaAAAATGACTATTTATTAATGGAGACAAATCCCGGATCCCAGCTTTAAATCTGAATGATCTTATTAGTCTGTGTGTTTTTTAAAAATAACTTGTTCCTGTGATATGATGACAGAACTCCTCTTCATTTCAATCATCTTCTTCAGGTGCATCAATGTTGTTTTTGAATTGTGCCAGGGTTCCTTCCTCTCAGTCCAGCCTGCAACCCACCTGAGCTTCCTGTCGCGGTTCCTGGAGACGGCCATATTCTCCTCTTTTGTGGACGGGAAGGTGATCTCTCGCTGGGCAGACCGGGAGCCACTGCAGCGGCTGTTCGACAGCCGCCTGGAGAGAGAGCGGCTGTATGACACCGATGAGGAGGATGCTCACAGATACCGCTACAGGAAGTGCACCAAGCTCTTCGATTCAAGTGAGTGTTCACTGCTCTCTTCAGCGTCCTGGGTGTTGTTACAGTCGACCAGATTAAACTACTTAACAGTTTATTGATCCCCTAAAGGGAAATGTAAGCGTTAAAGCAGCTAAGAGAAACAGTAACAGGACAGCTAAGAGTAGAAGTTACAAAATCTACAATAGAAACCATAACTAAAGTACGTTCAGTTAAGACATTTTtaataagaaaagaaaattaaaaataagCCGTGCAAGATGCTGTTTAAAGGAATCCAGTGGGCCCAGTGATTTTAGAAGCAGGTGGGCTCCAGTACTAAAGTGGCCCGGTGTCCATAAATGTGCATGTGACTAGTATTAATAAGTTGTTTTATGTCACAAGTAAGagtgttttgtttttccaaatcTCAGTGGAGAAGTTGAAATGTTCCAAACAAACAGGATTGATTAGTCTGGATTTTTATCTACACGTTTAAGTCCGCAGGGAACTGTCCAGTGTACTTCCTGTTGTTTCACAAAGTAATGCAGTTCTTACAATATCACATTCCAGTAACGTTGCATGAACTTTGCATGAATGATGCGGTCTAAAATGCAGTCTCCTTGCTGCAGTCTCCTTCAAATGACCCGAGTTTGCTGCCATAAATTTGAAATGCTCATCACAGATATTTGATGGATGGGCACTCTCTTGAATATCGACCGTGGTTTGAGCTAAAATAGTTGGAAATTTTACACAAATGCCGCAAATAATATGGTGGTACATCAATTTATCATGTCCTGTAATCTTCAAGTTCTGTGGCACTTTCTAAACCTGCCTAACATTTAAGGTAAATGAAAGTATTAAAAAGGAGGGTCTCAGATTTCATCGAGGATCTCCGCAAATCTCTGTTCATCTGCCACTTCCTGTTTGGGGTGCACCATATGTCGATGATATTGTGTGGCCTTTCCAAAAGTAAAGCGTTTTCTGTCTTCTCAGAGAGAACACGTAGAACAGAGCAATAAGGACTGCAGGAGTCCTGCTTAAGAGCTTTCCTTTCCACAACAGCAGACAAGTTTATGATGGGAAAGTGACACAGGGAAATTGCGAGACTGCAATTCTAATTTAAGGAATTGAGCTGATATACAAAGGGGGAGGGGAGGTAGACTCCTATacgtgagagagaaaagagatggGTGGAATCAGGGATGGAGAGAAGGGGGTGGTGGGAGGACCGGGATAAGCGGTCCGTGGTGAGAATGGTACAGGACATTGTGTCCTACAATGAATACCACAAACTGTCTGCTTTGAAGTCCTGCCAACCTTTCTGCAAAGACGGCACCAGTCGGCCTCGCAGTGTGTCTGTTTCTCTCACTCTGCTTCACACGCTGGCTCCTCGCTTTCAGAGACATCGCTTTTTCTTGTTCCCCTTGTGTACCAGTTAATTTCTATCACTGCCTCTGTTTCGATCCGTGTGCTCCAGTCAGTCTACGAGTGCTCCATTTTTTTATCCTCCCCTGTCAAACCAAGCAAACAAATGCAACAGTACTTTCCTGTCTTGACAAGCTTACCATTTCAAATGCTGCCACTTGATGTCACTCGAATTCTGCTTTTTGAAATGCTTATTCAGACAACACTGCTTCAGCGTTCTTTATCTTCTTTATCAAGACTGTTTCATTACCAAGGCGTCCTTGTTGTCTcctaactttcttttttttactctgcAGCCCAGGCTATCGAGTGCAGACTGCTGAAGGCAGACCATACAGCCATTCACCCCCATCTGCTGGACATGAGGATCGGTCAGGGCCGACACCAGCAGGGCCATTTTCCCAAACTGCAGGCAGAAGTGCTCGCACATGGCCATAGCACCAAGTAAGCATACCACTCCTGTGCTCCTGTTGTTTTTTACTCTACATTATACGTAATCACATCACATAACAGTGCTGTGTCCTGTGTTGTgagggtgaacacacacacacacttgcacactacTTGGAAgaattttgtttttgtatttaccCGTCTGGGTGAGCAGGTGGTCCAGTCGTGTGACAGCATCACGTAGGAACGACTCCAGGAGGCCAGCAACCACTGAAGCCTCAGGACTGGACAATGAACAGAAACAGGTACAGGTAGCTGCATAtgtagacacacgcacacacacttgtttttctatacttgtgaggaccctcattgactacattcattccctagcacccaactttaaccatcataactacatgcctaaccttaactcttacccttaccttaatttaatctgatttttttttttaaacctgtgctgtcggcaggcttggcatacaacacagggaatttgcatgccaatgtgtcccaaacagttaatctgcaagtggagttcagattctccacctgcaaaggcaatctttattaatgaTCAAGAACCGCTCATAATTAATAACTCCGtgctttggatgatctgtgggatgacaagagcacagggtttctATTATAAATTTATAGCCACCACCGGTCCTCCTCTTTCCCATGTTTGATCagataaacaaccaatcagcatcgcttctccaagagggaGACAGTCACCACAAGTGAGACAAGGAAACTTGGAAACGAGAAACgtcatgtatctgataagacacgGATATGGAAACCAGCCCTGACATGTGTTCAAGAAAACATAATTAGATCAATATTATCTCTCAGTTTAGGACCGCACTTAGAGTGATAAAGGGGAAGACAAGCAAAAAAGGAAACGAGGGGGAGAAAGAACTAAGAAGGATGTACTCCAGGGAGTGTGTGaagcagatgctagcagtgtatATGTGAAGCGTCCACCTGTGAGAGcacgaggcagacaggaaatgggaaagagagagagggatatgacatgcaacaaaggtcgccggctggaatcAAACCGGTGACGGTTGCAACCATTGATCATGTGGTATGTACTGTAATCATTTGGCTATGGAGGCGCCCCAGTGCATGGGATTAATCCCAAAACATTCTGGTGTCTGAGAGCCGCAATTTATTGTAGTGCCTGTGAGCAGAAGACAGAATTCCAACCTAATCtgaattctaaccttaaccccaagcCTGAGTCCTACCCCTAACATGGCCCATTTAACAAGTGAGGATCGGCCAAAATGTccttatggttaaaaactcagATTGGttctcagaacacacacacacacacacacacacacacacacacacacacacacacacacacacacacacacacacacacacacgtacacaaaataCTGTGAACTGAAAATGGGCTTTTTTACTTTGTTAGCTTATTTCGCCAGACATATTTATGCCAAaagaaatcacaaaaaaaaatgtgttttacttattttacatcaaaatttAATCACCTTAACTTCTTCTAAATTTGTGGTTGTCATTGAGCAGAACTGAGTGACAAGCAGGCGGGCGAGCAACATTCCAACCAATGTTATCATAAAATGTTTTTCACGATCCAGTGAAATCCTGAAGGATCCCAACACATCCCTCCCTACTTTTTGTCCTGCTCTAATATCCTCTTTTACGTGCAAATATGTCACATTATGGAAACAAACCACATTCTGAATGCCGTTTCACGTTGTCTTTAAGCCTCTAGCAGACTAACAGTATGTCTCGTTTATTTCCCTTTGCTACAATCCTTAGAAGCACACATTTTGGCGAAAGAACATGCGTCAATCCAAGCTGCTGGATCCTTCAGCCTTGGCTATCAGTCAGACCCACCGGGAGTTTGTGGATGGATTACTGAGTGAGTGCCGCCTAAAGGTGAGAATGTTCTCTCTGGTGTAGGGACTTGCCAGGCCTTACAAAACCTAAATATCTGGTTCATTTATTGTTCATGAATGACACTGGACATATTTTGGCTTTGTAGACCAAGCAAATGTTGATGGAGAGGATGGGGAAAGAGAGTGTGGAATTGTGTCAGGGTGAAGCCAACATTACTGGCCTGCAGGAGACCACACTCATCCATGGTCTCTGTGACCTACTGGAGAGGACCTGGGGCCATGGTCTGCAGCTAAAacaggtcagacacacacacacacatgcacacgcacacacaccagacacactatCACACATGAACGCACATTCATATGCTCAACTTGGTATGCCTCGCCAGCCAAAATGACCTAAAAAAACATCTGGGACTGTGTATGTGACTGTTTTGAACAAACTGGTAtcacacacacgtccacacaaAAAGAGAGTGTCTGGTTGAACAAGTTGAATGTTGATGACTGTGTCAATTTCAACACGGTGTGACTGTTTGTCCTGAGCAGGGGAAGTCAACTCTGTGGTcccacctgctccactaccatgccGCGCAGGAGAAGATGGCATCCCCAGCTGAGTCTTCAGGTTGGAGCAGACCCTTCCTATAACCAGTCTTGCATAAATCATTGAGTTAATGGCTTAATGATCATATGTTAAACTCTTTCTATTCAGTGTCTCCAGGCATGGACCAAAGGATGCTTGATGAGGGGATTCCACTCCTGAAAGGATCCTTGCTACAGGACATGAGGTAAAGAGACTGTACAGTCAATTCTATGCATTTGTGGAAAATGTTTAGGGTGTTTTGGATGGTGAAGGAAGTGTATGGTGGTTTATTTTATTGAAAACACAGAAAATAAACTTGATTGGGGGAGAAATAAGATTCAAGCACTAACTATGATGCTTTCACTAGAGTTGTCCCCTCTTTCTGTTGTCTGACATGTTTTAAATTGAAATCTTTGGATGAAAGAATACCTGAGCTTTTAAACTACTTAATTTGTCTGCACATACTATAcattgatcagccaaaacattaaaaccaacggcaggtaagtgaataacattatgttgttacagtggcacctgtcaaggagtgggatatattaggcagcaagtggacAGTCAGTTCTTAaagctgatgtgttggaagcaggaaaaatgagcaAGTGTAAGGTTCTGAGCGattctgacaagggccaaattgtgatggctagacaactgagtcagaacatctccaaaacggcaggtcatttggggtgttcctggtatgcagttgTCGGTAACTACCAAAAGTAGTCCAAgacaggacaactggtgaacaggtgacagggtcatgggcacccaaggctcattgatgcgcgtggggagtgaaggctggcCATCTGGTCTGAGCCcagagaagagctactgtagctcaaattgctgaaaaagttaatgctggctgtgatagGCAGGTGTCAGgatacacagtgcatcacagcttgctgtgtatggggctgcattgccgcagaccggtcagaatgcccatgatgacccctgtccaccgccgaaagtgCCTACAGTGGACACGTTGGACCgtgaagcagtggaagaaggtggcctggtctgatgaatcacattttcttttacatcatgtggatggccgggtgcgtgTTCATTGTTTACCAGGGGACGAGATGGCACCAGCATGCACAATGAGAAGAAGGCAAGCtgacggaggcagtgtgatgctctgggcaatgttctgctgggaaaccttgggtcctggcattcatgtgtatGGTACTTTAACATGTAccatctacctaaacattgttgcagatcaggtacaccccttcatggcaatggtgttccctgatggcagtggcctctttcagcaggataatgcccccTACCACACTGTaaaaactgttcaggaatggtttgaggaacatgacaaggagttcaaggtgttgtcttGGCTTCCAAATATCCCAGATCTCAAtacgatcgagcatctgtgggatgtgctggaaaaacaagtctgatccatggaggtccCACCTCACAACCtataggacttgaaggatctgctactaatgtcttggtgccagataccagaggacaccttcagaggtcttgtggagtccatgcctcaatgggtcagatcTGTTTtagcggcacgagggggacctacacaacattaggcaggtggttttaatgttttggctgactagTGTATGTGCTACACAAATATGACGTTATGCTTTCTAAGGTGGTTAATTTCAGCAGTTATGAAAATGTATTTTGGTTGAAAGGTTTGGTTTTCTAGATACTTAAGCAGACCAACCAATGAAATCCAATCTGTGACAACGGTGAGAAAATTTTTATTTGAGGAGTTTGTCATTGCCAATTTCAAgctatctctctctttcccagGTTTGTCCAGACAATGAGTGAAGGTTTGTCTGAGGTGGGTCAGGCCAGGGCCTGGATCCATTTGGCCCTTGAGAAGAAAGTGCTTTCACAACACCTCAAAGCACTGCTTACAAACCAGGAGCTACTGAGGTAAGTCTCATTCAGCGACACTTGAATACTTAAGTTATCCGTGTTGTCTACAGCGAGTCTCATATTTTCCCGTTTTGCTGTTCTCTAAAGCGTCCCCTTTGTATTCCCTGGCAGGCAGCTGTATAAGCCCCATGCATTCCTGCTgtgtgaggaagagagggagcagtTCCTGTTCCACCTGCTCTCTCTCAACACCGTGGACTACCTCTGCTTCACGCGCGCCTTCACCTCCATCAGTCAGTCCCCATAGCCTTTACTGACTTCATCTTTCATACGACTTATTCTTTTGTCCGCTACGGTTAAAGGAAAACTGGTGTTTTTGAACCTCAGCTCTATTTTCCTATTGTTGGTAGTTAAACAGCGTGATAGATAGCAGAATCCTATAATTGATTCAGCTTTGAGCAAGCTAGCATCAGGCGACTGCTGCGTACCAAGATGTAATGTAATCCTTTGGGGCAGTAGCCACACCAAATAAAGTTTAAAGAAAGAGCTCTTTTTGGTGCTCATGGGCTGAGAATGTTAAAGAGCCTTAGCCACAATATCAATTATGGAGTTGGACAGAAATCAATCTATTTCTAGCTTGGGGCACAAGTCTGATTCTGTAATCCCACAATAAGTGAATTGTTGAAGGAAGGCTACGATGGAAGCATGAGACAGTTGGAGGGAAGTGGAAAAAGAGAAACTGCAAAAAAGGTGTATCGCTGTGCTGGCTGACTGTACTGGGATTGTATTTTTGTAAAAGAAGGTGTATTCAGACAGTTCTCAAAAACCTTATGAACCTGTTATTGCCAAAAATAGTTATTTCATAAGCGCTATTGCCTGGAAGGACTTCGTTGCAACATGGTGCGCAGAAGTTGGTTGACGTTAGCTTGTGCAATACTGAATCAGTTTCAAAGATCTGTTACCCATCACTCAGTTTgactcccctccccaattgtacgtaccccacttttccaagccgtcctggtcactgctccaccccctccgccgacccggggagggctgcagactaccacatgcctcctcccatacatgtggagtcaccagctgcttcttttcacctgacagtgaggagtttcaccagggggatgtagcgcgtgggaggatcacgctattccccccagttccccctcctccctgaacaggtgccgcgaccgaccagaggaggtactagtgcagtgaccaggacacatgcccacatcctgtttcccacccacagacacggccaattgtgtctgtagggacgcccgaccaagccggaggtaacacggggattcgaaccggcgatccctgtgttggtaggcaacggactagaccgctacgctacccggacgcccatcggTTTGATCCCTAATGACAGGAAAATAGGGCATTGGTTAAAAATTACCAGAATTTTCCATCTAAGAGTTTGGGATTTACAATTGACATGAAATTCATCTCAAAAACGGTACAAATCCAGATTACCAGTGTTTGTGTTGTAAAGTAATGTACCTTATGTTTTAAGTTTTTCTCCTTGCCTTTGTGTCGCTCCTCCAGGTATTCCGTACCGTGTTGTTATAATGCCCATGAAGAAGCTTAGCATTGCAATGGCAACGGTTAAtccttgggtatgtgtgtcaggagAGCAGGGTGATTCAGGAGTTAGACAGATCCCTAAGAATACACAAGAGATCTTTTTCCAGGTTGGTGTGTATACATCTGTAGAAAGTGTTGTCATGAATAATGCACAAGCTTATGCACATGTATGCAGTGCAGCTCTCATTCtggtccatgttttttttttcagtgcaagAACCTTGGCAGGCTTAGTACTTTACAGTTGGGACAAGAGAACTCCGGCCTGCTGGCCAAGTGTTTGATCGACTGTGTCATTGTCTATAATGAGATCACTGGACATACCTACAAGTAAGATTCTTGCTCTGACTCCTTCACTGCGACTGTGGCGTTCCTATCCGTCATAGTGGGTAATGTTGATATACAACGGACACATTCTCCACACGTTGTTGGTTGTGGTCTTGTGACTGACTGGGTTCATGGGGCCTCATGCAACAACTGTTGGTACACAGAAATGTTCATAAAAAGCGTGTGTACAAACTATTTAAGAAACCTTGTGGCATTCACCAGTTCTCTCTATTTTGGATTTGTTCACTGGTGCGATTGAAATGTTAGTTGTGCAAACCTGTTGTATCCAAATATGCACAACAGTCCCACTGAACGTGCTTAACTTATTAAATCTACTCGCTAGCTTTAACAGTGGTGACCATAAAAAATACATTTAGGCCTAAATGAATTAAGATATAATAATTGGGGAGTTAAGAAAATGTTTGTGAATCGCTCATGGGGTTGTCTTATGCAGTTCTCATAAGAACAAATTCAGGAGAGAAGTTTAAGAAAAAGTTAAGGGAAGGCTCTTGCAATGCCAGCCCATTGTGTGCTCTTGCTTAATCAAATAACCAGAGAAGTacatttctctcctctcctttccaggTTCCCCTGTGGCCGCTGGCTGGGAAAAGG
The window above is part of the Lampris incognitus isolate fLamInc1 chromosome 6, fLamInc1.hap2, whole genome shotgun sequence genome. Proteins encoded here:
- the LOC130114168 gene encoding DENN domain-containing protein 5B-like isoform X2, producing MNGLAAAAGSASCRFAHYFVVCGVDTETGLEPDDVAGEGFEQSPIRRSFKSKVLAHYPESTNKYPFNKDAVNMLCMPRGLAFRTQADSLEPHFHSFTVAADNGTRSYGFVLTFYEEVTCSQIATAMQTLYQMHHVEHHSTSTTSSHSSSSSSASSPSTSSMDSLVSSLDESDAESLAGGSVCLGCAGSFDPTRDTLFASKALCLLTPLPFLQAARQFLSQLHHAVTSHMAPPLPLESYIHNILYEVPLPPPGRSLRFHGVEGPILCQQPGPGELPLGDYPLGEVFSLLGVDNMVQLLTCVLMETQVLLYSHDYQRLMTVAESITTLLFPFQWQHIYLPILPAPLHHLLDAPVPFLMGIQRRDGAQRSSLNLPHEANLCFVDIDNHCIEAPEDLPLFPEQTELIQELSEVLIRFGLPPQGGVMNKPVTAPPCLSTLVLEDLMEDRRNGNLGGEELAVLERLQALARRCGGGKLTDGEKTLGRVFEEEEEELRSAKMNVQLREVFASRFAAMFGRYEEFVLHSAPDLESWLSNREGTCCFDKGSFLSVQPATHLSFLSRFLETAIFSSFVDGKVISRWADREPLQRLFDSRLERERLYDTDEEDAHRYRYRKCTKLFDSTQAIECRLLKADHTAIHPHLLDMRIGQGRHQQGHFPKLQAEVLAHGHSTKWSSRVTASRRNDSRRPATTEASGLDNEQKQKHTFWRKNMRQSKLLDPSALAISQTHREFVDGLLSECRLKTKQMLMERMGKESVELCQGEANITGLQETTLIHGLCDLLERTWGHGLQLKQGKSTLWSHLLHYHAAQEKMASPAESSGMDQRMLDEGIPLLKGSLLQDMRFVQTMSEGLSEVGQARAWIHLALEKKVLSQHLKALLTNQELLRQLYKPHAFLLCEEEREQFLFHLLSLNTVDYLCFTRAFTSISIPYRVVIMPMKKLSIAMATVNPWVCVSGEQGDSGVRQIPKNTQEIFFQCKNLGRLSTLQLGQENSGLLAKCLIDCVIVYNEITGHTYKFPCGRWLGKGVGDGSLERVLIGQLVSPAAEEDAGKLTGTPPELGSPTQSVRTVLGSLAGRSRMTSNEVQEDMREAANNLVKHFHKPEQERGNLTVLLCGEGGLVLSLEKFLLHGFKSSRLFQRNVFVWDFVEKAVVSMETADQMGDLRGSTQPLGSPCDSLCHYVNAINTSPRSIGKEGKFQLLVCLGIRDRLLSRWLPLLAECPLTARTYEEGALLRDRAEVHSLSRILHTLHEFTVTLETALVKGVDL
- the LOC130114168 gene encoding DENN domain-containing protein 5B-like isoform X1, producing the protein MNGLAAAAGSASCRFAHYFVVCGVDTETGLEPDDVAGEGFEQSPIRRSFKSKVLAHYPESTNKYPFNKDAVNMLCMPRGLAFRTQADSLEPHFHSFTVAADNGTRSYGFVLTFYEEVTCSQIATAMQTLYQMHHVEHHSTSTTSSHSSSSSSASSPSTSSMDSLVSSLDESDAESLAGGSVCLGCAGSFDPTRDTLFASKALCLLTPLPFLQAARQFLSQLHHAVTSHMAPPLPLESYIHNILYEVPLPPPGRSLRFHGVEGPILCQQPGPGELPLGDYPLGEVFSLLGVDNMVQLLTCVLMETQVLLYSHDYQRLMTVAESITTLLFPFQWQHIYLPILPAPLHHLLDAPVPFLMGIQRRDGAQRSSLNLPHEANLCFVDIDNHCIEAPEDLPLFPEQTELIQELSEVLIRFGLPPQGGVMNKPVTAPPCLSTLVLEDLMEDRRNGNLGGEELAVLERLQALARRCGGGKLTDGEKTLGRVFEEEEEELRSAKMNVQLREVFASRFAAMFGRYEEFVLHSAPDLESWLSNREGTCCFDKGSFLSVQPATHLSFLSRFLETAIFSSFVDGKVISRWADREPLQRLFDSRLERERLYDTDEEDAHRYRYRKCTKLFDSTQAIECRLLKADHTAIHPHLLDMRIGQGRHQQGHFPKLQAEVLAHGHSTKWSSRVTASRRNDSRRPATTEASGLDNEQKQKHTFWRKNMRQSKLLDPSALAISQTHREFVDGLLSECRLKTKQMLMERMGKESVELCQGEANITGLQETTLIHGLCDLLERTWGHGLQLKQGKSTLWSHLLHYHAAQEKMASPAESSVSPGMDQRMLDEGIPLLKGSLLQDMRFVQTMSEGLSEVGQARAWIHLALEKKVLSQHLKALLTNQELLRQLYKPHAFLLCEEEREQFLFHLLSLNTVDYLCFTRAFTSISIPYRVVIMPMKKLSIAMATVNPWVCVSGEQGDSGVRQIPKNTQEIFFQCKNLGRLSTLQLGQENSGLLAKCLIDCVIVYNEITGHTYKFPCGRWLGKGVGDGSLERVLIGQLVSPAAEEDAGKLTGTPPELGSPTQSVRTVLGSLAGRSRMTSNEVQEDMREAANNLVKHFHKPEQERGNLTVLLCGEGGLVLSLEKFLLHGFKSSRLFQRNVFVWDFVEKAVVSMETADQMGDLRGSTQPLGSPCDSLCHYVNAINTSPRSIGKEGKFQLLVCLGIRDRLLSRWLPLLAECPLTARTYEEGALLRDRAEVHSLSRILHTLHEFTVTLETALVKGVDL